A stretch of Aphelocoma coerulescens isolate FSJ_1873_10779 chromosome 1A, UR_Acoe_1.0, whole genome shotgun sequence DNA encodes these proteins:
- the CREBL2 gene encoding cAMP-responsive element-binding protein-like 2 — protein MDDSKVVGGKVKKPGKRGRKPAKIDLKAKLERSRQSARECRARKKLRYQYLEELVSSRERAICALREELEMYKQWCMAMDQGKIPSEIKALLTGEEQGKAQQNSTKLAKAAKTEANSSNP, from the exons ATGGATGACAGCAAG GTGGTTGGAGGCAAGGTAAAGAAACCAGGCAAGCGGGGTCGTAAACCAGCCAAAATAGACTTGAAGGCAAAACTTGAAAGAAGTCGTCAGAGTGCAAGAGAGTGCAGAGCCAGGAAGAAGCTGAGGTACCAGTACCTGGAAGAGCTGGTTTCAAGCAGAGAGCGAGCCATCTGTGCTCTCAGAGAAGAGCTTGAAATG TACAAGCAGTGGTGCATGGCCATGGACCAAGGGAAAATCCCCTCAGAAATAAAAGCCCTGCTAACTGGAGAGGAGCAAGGCAAAGCACAGCAGAACTCAACCAAACTTGCCAAGGCTGCGAAGACAGAAGCAAACAGCAGCAATCCCT GA